A DNA window from Xiphias gladius isolate SHS-SW01 ecotype Sanya breed wild chromosome 3, ASM1685928v1, whole genome shotgun sequence contains the following coding sequences:
- the slc5a11 gene encoding sodium/myo-inositol cotransporter 2 isoform X3, which translates to MTWWPVGASLFASNIGSGHFIGLAGSGAAAGIGAIAYEWNGMLMVLLLGWLFLPIYIASGVTTMPEYLQRRFGGRRTQLFIAVLSLFIYIFTKISVDMYAGALFIQLALQWNIYLAVVLLLSVTALYTVAGGLAAVIYTDAAQTAIMLAGALTLMGFSFAEVGGWNALMEGYAAAIPSIRVPNSTCGVPRDDAFHIFRDPVNSDLPWPGVIIGMSIPSMWYWCSDQVIVQRSLAAKTLTHAKGGSLLAAYLKVLPFFAIMLPGMISRILYTDDVACADPELCKQICGNPVGCSDTAYARLVMELLPAGLRGLMMAVMIAALMSSLTSIFNSASSIFTMDIWKSFRSRASEWELMIVGRVFVLVLVVVSVLWIPVVQASQGGQLFIYIQSISTYLQPPISIIFLMGCFWKRTNEKGAFWGLAIGLLVGCIRMLLDFVYPAPLCYEEDGRPGVLKYVHYLYFSILLSVITLVVVVVVSLATEEPGQEQISRLTWFTRFDPVEPKENVLTVEQSSKTLEAITRDQQWKSMSPQESNSKCSLSPDSASSVSSVQSPSRLMSALYWLCGMERRRAGENNPVTPPAPEQANCSLEEKPRLQLIVNVNLIICLSVTAFIVGYWG; encoded by the exons GGTATGCtgatggtgctgctgctgggatGGCTTTTCCTGCCCATTTATATTGCCTCTGGG gtAACAACGATGCCTGAATACCTGCAGAGGCGATTCGGTGGCAGAAGAACGCAGTTATTTATAGCTGTCCTGtccttgtttatttacattttcacaaagaTATCG GTGGACATGTACGCTGGTGCATTGTTTATACAGCTCGCTTTACAATGGAATATCTATCTGGCTgtagtgctgctgctgtcagtcactgctCTCTACACTGTAGCAG GTGGTCTGGCTGCAGTCATCTACACAGACGCTGCTCAAACTGCTATCATGCTGGCAGGAGCTCTCACCCTCATGGGCTTCA GCTTCGCGGAGGTCGGAGGCTGGAACGCTCTGATGGAGGGATATGCCGCCGCCATCCCTTCTATCCGTGTACCCAACTCGACCTGCGGCGTCCCTCGAGATGACGCCTTCCACATATTCAGAGACCCGGTGAACTCTGACCTGCCTTGGCCTGGGGTCATCATCGGCATGTCTATCCCCTCCATGTGGTACTGGTGTTCCGATCAG GTGATAGTGCAGCGCTCCCTGGCTGCCAAGACCCTGACCCATGCAAAAGGAGGCTCTCTACTGGCTGCTTATTTAAAGGTTCTGCCTTTTTTTGCCATTATGCTGCCGGGCATGATCAGCAGGATACTTTACACGG ATGATGTGGCGTGTGCAGACCCTGAGCTGTGCAAACAGATTTGTGGAAATCCAGTGGGTTGTTCAGATACCGCCTACGCCAGACTGGTCATGGAGCTGCTGCCTGCAG GATTGAGGGGTCTGATGATGGCGGTGATGATTGCTGCCCTCATGTCCTCTCTGACATCCATCTTCAACAGCGCCAGCTCCATTTTCACCATGGACATATGGAAGAGTTTCAGATCCCGTGCATCTGAGTGGGAGCTCATGATTGTGGGCAG GGTGTTTGTGCTcgtgctggtggtggtgtctGTGCTGTGGATTCCTGTTGTTCAGGCCAGCCAGGGGGGGCAGCTCTTTATCTACATCCAGTCCATCAGCACCTACCTCCAGCCCCCAATCTCCATCATCTTCCTCATGGGCTGCTTCTGGAAGAGGACTAATGAGAAG ggtGCATTTTGGGGCCTGGCTATCGGCCTGTTGGTGGGCTGCATCCGCATGTTGTTGGACTTCGTTTACCCAGCACCCCTGTGCTATGAGGAGGATGGCAGGCCTGGGGTGTTGAAATACGTCCATTACCTCTACTTCTCCATCTTGCTGTCCGTCATCACCCTGGTTGTAGTGGTTGTAGTCAGCCTGGCGACAGAGGAGCCTGGGCAGGAGCAG atcaGTCGCCTTACCTGGTTCACAAGGTTTGACCCAGTGGAGCCCAAAGAGAATGTACTCACAGTGGAGCAGAGCAGTAAGACCTTAGAGGCAATCACTA GAGACCAGCAATGGAAAAGCATGTCACCACAGGAAAG CAATTCaaaatgttctctctctccagacTCTGCGTCCTCCGTGTCCAGCGTCCAAAGCCCGTCCAGGCTGATGTCTGCCCTCTACTGGCTGTGTGGCATGGAAAGACGGAGGGCGGGAGAGAATAATCCTGTGACTCCTCCTGCACCTGAACAGGCTAACTGTTCTCTGGAAGAAAAGCCACGTCTACAACTCATTGTCAACGTCAACCTAATCATTTGCCTCTCTGTAACTGCCTTTATCGTTGGCTATTGGGGTTGA
- the slc5a11 gene encoding sodium/myo-inositol cotransporter 2 isoform X1: MTWWPVGASLFASNIGSGHFIGLAGSGAAAGIGAIAYEWNGMLMVLLLGWLFLPIYIASGVTTMPEYLQRRFGGRRTQLFIAVLSLFIYIFTKISVDMYAGALFIQLALQWNIYLAVVLLLSVTALYTVAGGLAAVIYTDAAQTAIMLAGALTLMGFSFAEVGGWNALMEGYAAAIPSIRVPNSTCGVPRDDAFHIFRDPVNSDLPWPGVIIGMSIPSMWYWCSDQVIVQRSLAAKTLTHAKGGSLLAAYLKVLPFFAIMLPGMISRILYTDDVACADPELCKQICGNPVGCSDTAYARLVMELLPAGLRGLMMAVMIAALMSSLTSIFNSASSIFTMDIWKSFRSRASEWELMIVGRVFVLVLVVVSVLWIPVVQASQGGQLFIYIQSISTYLQPPISIIFLMGCFWKRTNEKGAFWGLAIGLLVGCIRMLLDFVYPAPLCYEEDGRPGVLKYVHYLYFSILLSVITLVVVVVVSLATEEPGQEQISRLTWFTRFDPVEPKENVLTVEQSSKTLEAITSQTDEMRVTGREQETSNGKACHHRKDSASSVSSVQSPSRLMSALYWLCGMERRRAGENNPVTPPAPEQANCSLEEKPRLQLIVNVNLIICLSVTAFIVGYWG, encoded by the exons GGTATGCtgatggtgctgctgctgggatGGCTTTTCCTGCCCATTTATATTGCCTCTGGG gtAACAACGATGCCTGAATACCTGCAGAGGCGATTCGGTGGCAGAAGAACGCAGTTATTTATAGCTGTCCTGtccttgtttatttacattttcacaaagaTATCG GTGGACATGTACGCTGGTGCATTGTTTATACAGCTCGCTTTACAATGGAATATCTATCTGGCTgtagtgctgctgctgtcagtcactgctCTCTACACTGTAGCAG GTGGTCTGGCTGCAGTCATCTACACAGACGCTGCTCAAACTGCTATCATGCTGGCAGGAGCTCTCACCCTCATGGGCTTCA GCTTCGCGGAGGTCGGAGGCTGGAACGCTCTGATGGAGGGATATGCCGCCGCCATCCCTTCTATCCGTGTACCCAACTCGACCTGCGGCGTCCCTCGAGATGACGCCTTCCACATATTCAGAGACCCGGTGAACTCTGACCTGCCTTGGCCTGGGGTCATCATCGGCATGTCTATCCCCTCCATGTGGTACTGGTGTTCCGATCAG GTGATAGTGCAGCGCTCCCTGGCTGCCAAGACCCTGACCCATGCAAAAGGAGGCTCTCTACTGGCTGCTTATTTAAAGGTTCTGCCTTTTTTTGCCATTATGCTGCCGGGCATGATCAGCAGGATACTTTACACGG ATGATGTGGCGTGTGCAGACCCTGAGCTGTGCAAACAGATTTGTGGAAATCCAGTGGGTTGTTCAGATACCGCCTACGCCAGACTGGTCATGGAGCTGCTGCCTGCAG GATTGAGGGGTCTGATGATGGCGGTGATGATTGCTGCCCTCATGTCCTCTCTGACATCCATCTTCAACAGCGCCAGCTCCATTTTCACCATGGACATATGGAAGAGTTTCAGATCCCGTGCATCTGAGTGGGAGCTCATGATTGTGGGCAG GGTGTTTGTGCTcgtgctggtggtggtgtctGTGCTGTGGATTCCTGTTGTTCAGGCCAGCCAGGGGGGGCAGCTCTTTATCTACATCCAGTCCATCAGCACCTACCTCCAGCCCCCAATCTCCATCATCTTCCTCATGGGCTGCTTCTGGAAGAGGACTAATGAGAAG ggtGCATTTTGGGGCCTGGCTATCGGCCTGTTGGTGGGCTGCATCCGCATGTTGTTGGACTTCGTTTACCCAGCACCCCTGTGCTATGAGGAGGATGGCAGGCCTGGGGTGTTGAAATACGTCCATTACCTCTACTTCTCCATCTTGCTGTCCGTCATCACCCTGGTTGTAGTGGTTGTAGTCAGCCTGGCGACAGAGGAGCCTGGGCAGGAGCAG atcaGTCGCCTTACCTGGTTCACAAGGTTTGACCCAGTGGAGCCCAAAGAGAATGTACTCACAGTGGAGCAGAGCAGTAAGACCTTAGAGGCAATCACTAGTCAGACGGATGAGATGAGAGTCACAGGAAGAGAGCAGGAGACCAGCAATGGAAAAGCATGTCACCACAGGAAAG acTCTGCGTCCTCCGTGTCCAGCGTCCAAAGCCCGTCCAGGCTGATGTCTGCCCTCTACTGGCTGTGTGGCATGGAAAGACGGAGGGCGGGAGAGAATAATCCTGTGACTCCTCCTGCACCTGAACAGGCTAACTGTTCTCTGGAAGAAAAGCCACGTCTACAACTCATTGTCAACGTCAACCTAATCATTTGCCTCTCTGTAACTGCCTTTATCGTTGGCTATTGGGGTTGA
- the slc5a11 gene encoding sodium/myo-inositol cotransporter 2 isoform X2, whose translation MTWWPVGASLFASNIGSGHFIGLAGSGAAAGIGAIAYEWNGMLMVLLLGWLFLPIYIASGVTTMPEYLQRRFGGRRTQLFIAVLSLFIYIFTKISVDMYAGALFIQLALQWNIYLAVVLLLSVTALYTVAGGLAAVIYTDAAQTAIMLAGALTLMGFSFAEVGGWNALMEGYAAAIPSIRVPNSTCGVPRDDAFHIFRDPVNSDLPWPGVIIGMSIPSMWYWCSDQVIVQRSLAAKTLTHAKGGSLLAAYLKVLPFFAIMLPGMISRILYTDDVACADPELCKQICGNPVGCSDTAYARLVMELLPAGLRGLMMAVMIAALMSSLTSIFNSASSIFTMDIWKSFRSRASEWELMIVGRVFVLVLVVVSVLWIPVVQASQGGQLFIYIQSISTYLQPPISIIFLMGCFWKRTNEKGAFWGLAIGLLVGCIRMLLDFVYPAPLCYEEDGRPGVLKYVHYLYFSILLSVITLVVVVVVSLATEEPGQEQISRLTWFTRFDPVEPKENVLTVEQSKQETSNGKACHHRKDSASSVSSVQSPSRLMSALYWLCGMERRRAGENNPVTPPAPEQANCSLEEKPRLQLIVNVNLIICLSVTAFIVGYWG comes from the exons GGTATGCtgatggtgctgctgctgggatGGCTTTTCCTGCCCATTTATATTGCCTCTGGG gtAACAACGATGCCTGAATACCTGCAGAGGCGATTCGGTGGCAGAAGAACGCAGTTATTTATAGCTGTCCTGtccttgtttatttacattttcacaaagaTATCG GTGGACATGTACGCTGGTGCATTGTTTATACAGCTCGCTTTACAATGGAATATCTATCTGGCTgtagtgctgctgctgtcagtcactgctCTCTACACTGTAGCAG GTGGTCTGGCTGCAGTCATCTACACAGACGCTGCTCAAACTGCTATCATGCTGGCAGGAGCTCTCACCCTCATGGGCTTCA GCTTCGCGGAGGTCGGAGGCTGGAACGCTCTGATGGAGGGATATGCCGCCGCCATCCCTTCTATCCGTGTACCCAACTCGACCTGCGGCGTCCCTCGAGATGACGCCTTCCACATATTCAGAGACCCGGTGAACTCTGACCTGCCTTGGCCTGGGGTCATCATCGGCATGTCTATCCCCTCCATGTGGTACTGGTGTTCCGATCAG GTGATAGTGCAGCGCTCCCTGGCTGCCAAGACCCTGACCCATGCAAAAGGAGGCTCTCTACTGGCTGCTTATTTAAAGGTTCTGCCTTTTTTTGCCATTATGCTGCCGGGCATGATCAGCAGGATACTTTACACGG ATGATGTGGCGTGTGCAGACCCTGAGCTGTGCAAACAGATTTGTGGAAATCCAGTGGGTTGTTCAGATACCGCCTACGCCAGACTGGTCATGGAGCTGCTGCCTGCAG GATTGAGGGGTCTGATGATGGCGGTGATGATTGCTGCCCTCATGTCCTCTCTGACATCCATCTTCAACAGCGCCAGCTCCATTTTCACCATGGACATATGGAAGAGTTTCAGATCCCGTGCATCTGAGTGGGAGCTCATGATTGTGGGCAG GGTGTTTGTGCTcgtgctggtggtggtgtctGTGCTGTGGATTCCTGTTGTTCAGGCCAGCCAGGGGGGGCAGCTCTTTATCTACATCCAGTCCATCAGCACCTACCTCCAGCCCCCAATCTCCATCATCTTCCTCATGGGCTGCTTCTGGAAGAGGACTAATGAGAAG ggtGCATTTTGGGGCCTGGCTATCGGCCTGTTGGTGGGCTGCATCCGCATGTTGTTGGACTTCGTTTACCCAGCACCCCTGTGCTATGAGGAGGATGGCAGGCCTGGGGTGTTGAAATACGTCCATTACCTCTACTTCTCCATCTTGCTGTCCGTCATCACCCTGGTTGTAGTGGTTGTAGTCAGCCTGGCGACAGAGGAGCCTGGGCAGGAGCAG atcaGTCGCCTTACCTGGTTCACAAGGTTTGACCCAGTGGAGCCCAAAGAGAATGTACTCACAGTGGAGCAGAGCA AGCAGGAGACCAGCAATGGAAAAGCATGTCACCACAGGAAAG acTCTGCGTCCTCCGTGTCCAGCGTCCAAAGCCCGTCCAGGCTGATGTCTGCCCTCTACTGGCTGTGTGGCATGGAAAGACGGAGGGCGGGAGAGAATAATCCTGTGACTCCTCCTGCACCTGAACAGGCTAACTGTTCTCTGGAAGAAAAGCCACGTCTACAACTCATTGTCAACGTCAACCTAATCATTTGCCTCTCTGTAACTGCCTTTATCGTTGGCTATTGGGGTTGA